Proteins from one Haliaeetus albicilla chromosome 28, bHalAlb1.1, whole genome shotgun sequence genomic window:
- the TSPAN8 gene encoding tetraspanin-8 isoform X1 — protein MISEFWPASGAIWMLNVNLKFLIFLNVLYFLLQVCGSVILGVSVWIRVSKDVQQELDIDSSLFAGVDLLIAVGSIIMVLGFLGCCGAIKESRCMLLLFFIGLLLILILQVTGGILGAVYRSQIEASLNKTLLASVNSLQSSTEESKVFQENFQKFERMNECCGLLNGPADWGKNFNTAFGGIKVCACELKDRPKDLCTSFQGRYVYKTPCGEVIVKYLKDHLLIIMGIAFGLAVIEILGLGFSMSLYCQIQRK, from the exons ATGATTTCAGAATTTTGGCCAGCATCTGGTGCAATTTGGATGCTGAACGTTAATCTAAAATTTCTGATCTTCCtaaatgttctttattttctcctgcAGGTGTGTGGCTCCGTTATATTGGGAGTCTCTGTATGGATACGTGTTAGCAAAGATGTTCAGCAG GAGTTGGATATAGACAGCAGCCTGTTTGCAGGGGTCGATCTGCTGATAGCCGTGGGCTCCATCATTATGGTCCTCGGGTTTCTGGGGTGCTGTGGTGCCATAAAGGAGAGCCGGTGCATGCTGCTGTtg ttTTTTATCGGACTGCTTCTGATCCTGATCCTTCAAGTCACAGGAGGTATTTTAGGAGCAGTGTACAGATCTCAG ATTGAAGCATCCCTTAACAAGACTCTCCTGGCAAGTGTGAATTCATTGCAAAGCTCTACAGAAGAATCTAAAGTGTTTCAAGAGAATTTCCAGAAGTTTGAGAGAATG AATGAGTGCTGTGGTTTGCTGAATGGACCTGcagactggggaaaaaatttTAATACTGCTTTTGGTGGCATTAAAGTCTGTGCATGTGAACTAAAGGACCGACCAAAAGACCTCTGCACCAGCTTTCAAGGCAGATACGTTTATAAAACG ccTTGTGGAGAGGTGATTGTCAAATACCTTAAAGACCATCTGCTCATAATTATGGGTATCGCCTTTGGACTGGCCGTTATTGAG atTCTCGGTTTGGGGTTTTCTATGAGCCTCTACTGCCAGAtccagagaaaatga
- the TSPAN8 gene encoding tetraspanin-8 isoform X2: MAGVSSCMKYSMFVFNFLFWVCGSVILGVSVWIRVSKDVQQELDIDSSLFAGVDLLIAVGSIIMVLGFLGCCGAIKESRCMLLLFFIGLLLILILQVTGGILGAVYRSQIEASLNKTLLASVNSLQSSTEESKVFQENFQKFERMNECCGLLNGPADWGKNFNTAFGGIKVCACELKDRPKDLCTSFQGRYVYKTPCGEVIVKYLKDHLLIIMGIAFGLAVIEILGLGFSMSLYCQIQRK, encoded by the exons ATGGCGGGTGTAAGCAGCTGCATGAAGTACTCCATGTTCGTCTTCAACTTCTTATTTTGG GTGTGTGGCTCCGTTATATTGGGAGTCTCTGTATGGATACGTGTTAGCAAAGATGTTCAGCAG GAGTTGGATATAGACAGCAGCCTGTTTGCAGGGGTCGATCTGCTGATAGCCGTGGGCTCCATCATTATGGTCCTCGGGTTTCTGGGGTGCTGTGGTGCCATAAAGGAGAGCCGGTGCATGCTGCTGTtg ttTTTTATCGGACTGCTTCTGATCCTGATCCTTCAAGTCACAGGAGGTATTTTAGGAGCAGTGTACAGATCTCAG ATTGAAGCATCCCTTAACAAGACTCTCCTGGCAAGTGTGAATTCATTGCAAAGCTCTACAGAAGAATCTAAAGTGTTTCAAGAGAATTTCCAGAAGTTTGAGAGAATG AATGAGTGCTGTGGTTTGCTGAATGGACCTGcagactggggaaaaaatttTAATACTGCTTTTGGTGGCATTAAAGTCTGTGCATGTGAACTAAAGGACCGACCAAAAGACCTCTGCACCAGCTTTCAAGGCAGATACGTTTATAAAACG ccTTGTGGAGAGGTGATTGTCAAATACCTTAAAGACCATCTGCTCATAATTATGGGTATCGCCTTTGGACTGGCCGTTATTGAG atTCTCGGTTTGGGGTTTTCTATGAGCCTCTACTGCCAGAtccagagaaaatga